From Verrucomicrobia bacterium S94, the proteins below share one genomic window:
- a CDS encoding ATP-binding cassette domain-containing protein, with translation MIYFENITLAVPGKTLLKETGLRLASGDKAVVRGPSGCGKSSLLKSAAGALPITGKIRIDNIELNARTTAEIRSRISFIGQEPVLGAEKVRDALLLPFSYKIHRNKLPSDKTIFQTLERLHLNAEILQNEAGRISGGEKQRIVIARALLLNKSIFIADEITSALDPESKQAVMKELFRKEITLLSVSHDPDWINACSRIIEIHNQKLTEAET, from the coding sequence ATGATTTATTTTGAAAACATCACCTTAGCAGTGCCCGGAAAAACCCTGCTGAAGGAAACCGGCCTGCGACTGGCTTCCGGCGATAAAGCCGTTGTACGAGGCCCCTCCGGATGCGGCAAAAGCTCCCTGCTGAAATCAGCAGCCGGAGCACTTCCGATTACCGGTAAAATCCGCATCGACAACATCGAATTAAATGCCCGAACCACCGCAGAAATCAGAAGCCGCATCAGCTTCATCGGCCAGGAACCGGTCCTCGGCGCCGAAAAAGTCCGTGATGCCCTGCTTCTACCCTTTTCGTACAAAATTCACCGGAACAAACTCCCTTCAGACAAAACGATTTTCCAGACGCTGGAACGTCTCCACCTGAACGCCGAAATTCTGCAAAACGAAGCCGGACGCATTTCCGGAGGAGAAAAACAACGTATTGTTATCGCCCGGGCTCTTCTGTTGAACAAATCCATCTTTATTGCCGACGAAATTACATCCGCACTGGATCCGGAAAGTAAACAGGCTGTAATGAAAGAACTCTTCCGGAAAGAGATTACTCTTCTTTCCGTTTCCCACGATCCTGACTGGATAAATGCCTGTTCACGAATCATCGAAATCCATAATCAAAAGCTGACAGAGGCCGAAACATGA
- a CDS encoding ABC transporter permease — protein sequence MIVDMNTASTCSMFALLLIPTGIFLWLNLGLVRETLISAVRMTIQLLLVGIYLKYIFQLNNGFINSAWVLIMMIAANASVLEKAGLKRKLFFWRTLTGIAVSTFVVSAWFILVAIRPDPLYDARYMVPIIGMILGNCQRSNVMSLERFFSGIRANEQEFMTYLMLGATLHEAIRPYLRASLKATINPSLSTMATMGIVSLPGMMTGQILGGALPIPAIKYQIGIMLCIFTAMVIAALVNILLSLPVAFDDHQRLKTGIFQ from the coding sequence ATGATCGTTGATATGAACACCGCCTCCACATGCTCCATGTTCGCCCTGCTGCTCATCCCCACCGGCATCTTTCTCTGGCTCAACCTGGGCCTTGTCCGCGAAACGCTTATATCCGCAGTCCGGATGACCATTCAGCTCCTGCTGGTCGGGATCTATCTTAAATATATTTTCCAGCTCAACAACGGCTTTATAAATTCAGCCTGGGTCCTGATTATGATGATTGCCGCCAACGCCAGCGTCCTCGAAAAAGCCGGCTTAAAACGAAAACTGTTTTTCTGGCGGACCCTCACAGGAATTGCGGTCAGCACCTTTGTGGTCAGCGCATGGTTCATTCTCGTTGCCATCCGCCCCGACCCGCTCTACGACGCTCGCTACATGGTCCCGATCATCGGAATGATTCTGGGCAACTGCCAGCGCAGCAACGTCATGAGCCTCGAACGATTTTTCAGCGGAATCCGCGCGAATGAACAGGAATTCATGACCTATCTCATGCTCGGCGCCACTCTTCATGAAGCGATTCGTCCCTATCTGCGCGCATCGCTGAAAGCCACCATCAACCCCTCGCTTTCCACCATGGCCACCATGGGCATCGTCTCCCTTCCCGGCATGATGACCGGCCAGATTCTCGGAGGAGCCCTGCCCATACCCGCCATCAAATACCAGATCGGGATTATGCTCTGCATTTTCACCGCCATGGTGATTGCCGCCCTCGTCAACATTCTGCTCAGCCTTCCCGTTGCTTTTGACGATCATCAACGGCTGAAAACCGGCATTTTCCAATAA
- the leuB gene encoding 3-isopropylmalate dehydrogenase: MSRSYNITLLPGDGIGPEVIAESVKVLDAVSEKAGFSLNYTEQNAGGAAIDAHNDPMPDSVIETCKASDAVLLGAVGGPKWDALTGAMRPESGLLKIRKELGAFANLRPVTVPESLAENSPLRPETVAGLDLFTVRELTGGIYFGEPRGTEGEGDEKKSWNTMVYSAGEIKRVARVAFEWARKRRNKVTSVDKANVLDVSRLWRDTVIELHAAEYSDVELDHLYIDNAAMQMVVNPRQFDVILTGNIFGDILSDASATLGGSLGLLPSASVGGPVGIFEPVHGSAPDIAGQGKANPFAMILSAAMMLDTLNESEAANAIRTGVEQVLDKGYRSGDLWKEGNTLASTTELGDLVKEAALTAL; the protein is encoded by the coding sequence ATGTCCAGATCATACAATATCACGCTGCTTCCGGGCGACGGCATCGGTCCTGAAGTCATCGCGGAATCCGTAAAAGTGCTCGACGCCGTATCTGAAAAAGCCGGCTTCAGCCTCAACTATACCGAACAGAATGCCGGCGGCGCAGCCATCGATGCACACAACGATCCCATGCCCGATTCCGTGATCGAAACCTGTAAAGCGTCTGATGCCGTACTTCTCGGCGCGGTTGGCGGCCCGAAATGGGATGCGCTCACCGGAGCGATGCGTCCGGAAAGCGGTCTGCTCAAAATCCGCAAGGAACTCGGCGCATTTGCCAACCTGCGCCCGGTCACTGTTCCGGAATCGCTGGCGGAAAACTCCCCGCTTCGCCCGGAAACGGTTGCGGGCCTCGACCTCTTCACCGTTCGTGAGCTGACCGGCGGCATCTATTTCGGTGAACCCCGCGGTACTGAAGGCGAAGGTGATGAAAAAAAATCATGGAACACCATGGTCTACTCCGCAGGTGAAATTAAGCGTGTGGCACGCGTGGCTTTTGAATGGGCCCGTAAACGCCGCAATAAAGTGACCAGTGTCGACAAAGCCAACGTGCTGGATGTTTCCCGTCTCTGGCGCGACACTGTGATTGAACTTCACGCTGCAGAATATTCCGATGTGGAACTCGACCACCTTTATATCGACAATGCGGCCATGCAGATGGTCGTGAATCCGCGCCAGTTCGATGTCATTCTGACCGGCAATATTTTCGGAGATATTCTTTCCGATGCCTCAGCCACTCTCGGCGGTTCTCTCGGCCTGCTGCCATCTGCATCGGTCGGCGGTCCGGTCGGCATTTTTGAACCGGTCCACGGCTCTGCACCGGATATTGCGGGACAAGGCAAAGCGAATCCGTTTGCAATGATCCTGTCGGCCGCGATGATGCTGGACACACTGAATGAAAGCGAAGCCGCCAACGCGATCCGCACGGGGGTGGAGCAGGTTCTCGACAAAGGCTACCGCTCCGGCGATCTGTGGAAAGAAGGCAACACCCTTGCCTCCACCACTGAACTCGGCGATCTCGTGAAAGAAGCCGCTCTGACTGCACTCTGA
- a CDS encoding peptidyl-prolyl cis-trans isomerase yields the protein MILMKTSKGDIKLELNAEKAPKTVANFLAYVESGHYNGTIFHRVMDGFMIQGGGFDENMNQKAAPNTVENEADNGLKNDIGTIAMARTSDPHSASAQFFINVNDNAFLNYPGQDGWGYCVFGKVVDGMDVVNEIKGVKTGNSGFYQNVPVEPVTITEVSVID from the coding sequence ATGATTTTAATGAAAACCTCCAAAGGCGATATCAAACTTGAGCTTAACGCTGAAAAAGCCCCTAAAACGGTGGCCAATTTTCTGGCCTACGTGGAGTCCGGACACTACAACGGCACTATATTCCATCGTGTTATGGATGGATTCATGATTCAGGGTGGCGGCTTCGATGAAAACATGAATCAGAAAGCCGCCCCCAATACAGTTGAAAATGAAGCCGATAACGGGCTGAAAAATGATATCGGCACCATTGCTATGGCCCGTACGTCCGACCCGCACAGTGCAAGTGCGCAGTTCTTTATCAATGTCAACGACAACGCATTTCTTAACTATCCTGGACAGGATGGCTGGGGCTACTGCGTATTCGGTAAAGTGGTCGACGGTATGGATGTTGTGAATGAGATTAAAGGCGTGAAAACCGGAAATTCCGGCTTTTATCAGAACGTTCCGGTTGAACCGGTCACGATCACAGAAGTCAGTGTGATCGATTGA
- the mgtE gene encoding magnesium transporter, translated as MSDVNRIKERINFCIKGELWEQIPKFFEELHPADIAEIINHAPSSSYKKLFEMLDDDIKPDVLAELDDQTGSDILEELTDEEISDIVEEMAPDDAADVLGELKDEQREDILGLMENEESDEVRELLQYDEETAGGIMTPDFVAVRADMTAAEATDFIGSLDLDEPVYYAYVVDSEGRLTGWIQLWELLKHGNRSQRLADLAESETISVYTDTDQEEVARLASKYDLSALPVLDWQNKLVGRITMDDIMDVIEDEASEDIFKLAGSSESELEYTSPLHASKSRLPWLLITLATGFFSVLLLNSYHAYLSFSHTVILGAFVPVILAMGGNTGIQSSTLVIRGIALGTAHTKNIPKILLHEITAGAIMGAICGIVFGLYALFVIGREETAFGPTYLALTVGSALFSAMAFAAVFGAVVPVILNRMRIDPAVASGPFVTSSNDILALLIYYGVTFLMISLRS; from the coding sequence ATGTCGGATGTCAACCGGATCAAAGAGCGGATTAATTTCTGCATCAAAGGAGAACTCTGGGAACAGATCCCGAAGTTTTTCGAAGAACTGCATCCCGCCGACATCGCCGAAATCATCAACCACGCTCCGTCCAGCAGCTACAAAAAGCTGTTCGAAATGCTTGATGATGACATTAAACCGGACGTACTGGCTGAACTTGATGACCAGACCGGATCGGACATTCTTGAAGAACTGACCGACGAAGAGATCTCCGACATTGTCGAAGAAATGGCGCCGGACGATGCGGCCGACGTACTGGGCGAACTCAAGGACGAGCAGCGCGAGGATATTCTCGGCCTCATGGAAAACGAGGAGTCCGATGAAGTCCGAGAACTCCTTCAATACGACGAGGAAACCGCCGGCGGTATTATGACCCCCGATTTCGTGGCAGTGCGGGCTGACATGACCGCCGCAGAGGCCACCGATTTCATCGGTTCACTGGACCTTGACGAACCGGTCTATTATGCTTACGTCGTTGATTCCGAAGGCCGGCTGACCGGCTGGATTCAGCTCTGGGAACTGCTCAAACACGGCAACCGCAGCCAGAGGCTGGCGGACCTGGCGGAATCCGAAACCATTTCCGTTTATACCGATACCGACCAGGAAGAGGTTGCCCGTCTTGCATCCAAATACGACCTCAGCGCCCTCCCTGTACTCGACTGGCAGAACAAACTTGTCGGCCGAATTACCATGGATGACATCATGGACGTCATTGAAGATGAGGCCTCGGAGGACATCTTCAAACTCGCAGGTTCCAGCGAATCCGAACTGGAATACACCTCCCCGCTGCATGCGTCTAAAAGCCGCCTTCCCTGGTTGCTGATCACGCTGGCCACCGGCTTTTTCAGCGTACTTCTGCTCAACAGCTATCACGCCTACCTTTCGTTTTCCCATACTGTAATTCTCGGCGCATTTGTTCCCGTAATTCTGGCCATGGGCGGCAACACCGGAATCCAGTCATCCACTCTGGTTATCCGGGGTATTGCGCTGGGTACCGCCCACACTAAAAACATTCCGAAAATTCTGCTCCATGAAATCACCGCCGGCGCCATTATGGGGGCGATCTGCGGTATCGTATTCGGCCTGTACGCCCTGTTCGTCATCGGACGGGAAGAGACCGCCTTCGGGCCGACCTACCTGGCCCTCACCGTGGGAAGCGCGCTTTTTTCAGCCATGGCATTTGCCGCGGTTTTCGGCGCAGTGGTTCCGGTTATCCTGAACCGGATGAGAATCGACCCTGCCGTTGCTTCCGGTCCCTTTGTAACTTCTTCAAACGATATTCTCGCTTTGCTGATTTATTATGGAGTGACCTTCCTGATGATCAGCCTGAGGAGCTGA
- the recO gene encoding DNA repair protein RecO, translated as MIIRATAIPLAIYPYSSTSHIVHWLTRYHGKISTLLKGALRLNSRFLGEYELFSTSELLYFAKSGSTLFTAKECALLERRGTFRTNWRAMQSASYLAALFNSTTPENAPHPELFALFEELLDLAETHGHHPHFIPWAELKFCDAHGHAPNFSNCLLCSSTESLKFCASQGGTVCSSCSREQKLPTVESPPDVLAALRSWQQAAHPSTATASALNAQQRTNITTIISTFMLYQFNMKSEYRQSLMETVNV; from the coding sequence ATGATTATTCGGGCCACAGCAATTCCGCTCGCGATTTACCCCTATTCCAGCACATCTCATATTGTCCATTGGCTGACCCGCTACCATGGAAAGATTTCAACACTGCTGAAAGGAGCGCTCCGCCTGAACAGCCGGTTTCTCGGTGAATATGAACTCTTCAGCACGTCCGAGCTGCTCTACTTCGCCAAATCCGGCAGCACCCTTTTCACGGCCAAAGAGTGCGCACTGCTTGAACGCAGAGGCACTTTCCGGACCAACTGGCGCGCCATGCAGTCGGCCTCCTACCTCGCAGCTCTGTTCAACAGCACCACGCCCGAAAACGCCCCCCACCCGGAACTGTTCGCCCTTTTCGAAGAACTGCTCGATCTCGCAGAAACCCATGGTCATCACCCGCATTTCATCCCTTGGGCCGAACTGAAATTCTGCGATGCCCACGGCCATGCCCCGAACTTTTCAAACTGCCTCCTCTGCTCCTCCACAGAATCCCTGAAATTCTGTGCATCTCAGGGCGGCACAGTCTGCTCCAGCTGTTCCAGAGAACAGAAACTGCCAACAGTTGAAAGTCCTCCCGATGTGCTTGCCGCCCTGCGTTCCTGGCAGCAGGCGGCTCATCCATCGACCGCAACCGCATCGGCTTTAAACGCGCAGCAACGTACAAACATAACCACGATTATCAGCACCTTTATGCTTTATCAGTTCAACATGAAGTCTGAATATCGCCAGAGCCTTATGGAGACCGTTAATGTTTAA